In Prochlorococcus marinus XMU1406, the genomic stretch GATTCTCTAATTCTTCAGAAATTAATTTTGCACTTTGCGTTTGTTGTTCGATTCTTAAAGGAAGAGTTTTTACTCCTCTTGTAATGAGCCAACTATCAAAAGGAGATGGTTGAAGGCCTAGAGCTTTTTGAGAGAAAAGCATCTTACTATTCCATACCTCATTATTTGTCAGTACTGCTCCACCAAGCGCATCACTATGTCCATTAATGAATTTTGTTGTGCTTACTAGTGATAGTGTTGCACCAAGGTCCAATGGTTTTTGAATAAGTGCCGTTGAAAAAGTATTGTCCACAACCACTGGGATTTGTAGTTTATTCGCTTCATCACAAATCGCCTTAATATCAAGTACCTTCAAAAGTGGATTAGTTGGACTTTCTAGCCATATCAAGGTTGGCTCGAAGTATGAAATCTTTTTGATATTATTTTCGTTTGTAAAATCTGTGTATAAAACTTCTAGTCCAAATTTCTTGAAAACTTTTTCGAACATCCTCACTGTACAACCATAGAGATTTGACTCGCAGAGTATTTTGTCACCTGATTTTAGTGTTGATGAAATTGCAGTTACCGCGCTAATTCCAGATCCAAAAACTGTGCAGTATTTAGAATCTTCTATTGATTTAAGGACGCTTTCTAGAATTCTAAAGTTTGGATTGCCTGATCTTGTGTAGTCGAAATTATCTTTATTTCCATGTTTGAAAGTAGATGTAGAAAAAATAGGAGGCATAACGCATCCAGTTTCTTCTGCAAATGTTTCCCCATGGTGAATAGATAAGGTCTTAAAACCTGGCTTTTTTATATTATTTTCCTTATTTCCCATTATTTTAAAAAAAAAGAATTAAATTAAATCTCTCTTTTAAAAAATGAGAGATTTAATAATCCAAAGAAAAGTAGTATTAAACTTTTCTTGAATAATATTCAACAACTAGTAGTTCGTTTATTTCAAGAGCCACCCACTCTCTATCGCATTTCCCATTTATTTTCCCCGTTAATTTAGGTTTGTCTAAATCAAGATGAGGTGGGACATTTGCTAAACCAGGGAATTCTATATTACCTTCTACAAGTTTTTTGCTTGCTTTGTTTTCTTTAATTCCGATTACATCGCCTGATTTGCATTGATAACCAGCAATATCAAGAACCTTTCCATTAACGGTTACATGGCCATGATTTACTAATTGTCTTGAGCCTGGAATGGTACCTCCAAAACCTAATCTAAAACAAACATTATCAAGCCTGTTTTCTAAAAGTCTTAGTAGGTTAGTTCCTGTAGATCCTTCTTGAGCTCGAGCTTTTTTTACATAACGTACTAGTTGTTTTTCAGAAACTCCATAATTAAACCTAAGTTTCTGCTTTTCTTCTAGACGAATTGCATATTCTGATCGCTTGCGACGGGCTTGGCCGTGCTGACCTGGAGGATTAGACTTCTTTGAAGCTTTCCTGGTGAGACCTGGTAGTTCTCCCAAGCGACGCGTAACCCTTAATCTGGGGCCGCGGTATCTTGACATAATTTTAAATTAAATAGAAATTTGCAATAAAAATTGGATAATTGATTAAATTCAATTAAACTATTTACTACTGGAACTATTATTTTACATCATTAAAGTGTTCAAAACTATTAATAAATCAATTACTTCTATACTTCTTTTTATGATTTCGTTTTATCAAAAGTGGTTTTCTCCTTTTTTCGGACCAAGATGCAGATTTATTCCAAGTTGCAGCTCTTATGGATATGAGGCAATTACTAGACATGGCCCTTGGAAGGGAGGCTGGTTAACTTTAAGAAGATTAAGCAGATGTCATCCTTTAACTCCCTGTGGATGTGACCCTGTGCCTGACTAAATGAATGAAAATATTTATTTTTGTTAGGCAGGGATGTTGCCTTTGTGATTCATTAAAAAACAAACTGGCAAAAATAAATCTTAATGAGTTATTCCCTAATCTAGAGGAGCTCAAAGAAATTGATATTGATAGGGTCGATTTATATAAAGATAAATATAAAAAATATGATTATGAAGTACCAGTTATTGCTGTTGAAGGAATTTGGTCAGAGGAGATTATAGAATTGCCTCGAATTTCTCCAAGATTAAAAGATGATCAATTAAAGAATTGGTTTCAAAAAAATATTAGTACGATTCTGGAGAAATAATTTTTTTAAATGAGATCTATAAAATTACATAAACTTTTAGATTTGGTAGGAATTATTCCTTCATTAGATTTAATCGATCATGAAATAAATAATATTTCTTTTAACTCTAAAGAAGTTCAAAAAGGAACTTTATTTTTAGGTATCCCTGGTTTAAATGTTGATGGAGGAAAATATTGTATTGAGGCAATTGAAAATGGCGCGGAGGCTGCCATTATTGGGTCTGCTGCAAAAGAGAAAATTGGATCTATTGATCGAGAAAGGATTTTGGTTATAGAGGATAATTTAGATTATATTTTTGGTCAAATAGTCGCTGAGTTTTGGAATAGGCCTTCAAGAAAACTTAAACTTATTGGTGTTACTGGTACAAATGGAAAAACGACAACTACTTTTTTATTGGAATATCTTTTAAAAAAATTAGGGAAAAAAACTGCATTATTTGGGACCTTGCTCAATAGATGGCCTGGCTTCTCAGAAGTGGCTTCTCATACAACTGATTTCGCCGATAAACTTCAAAAGAAATTATATGCTGCTGTTGAGGTAGAATCTGAATTCGCGATATTAGAGGTAAGTTCTCATTCTATTGCTCAAAACAGGATATCGGGATGCGAATTCGAGGCGGCTATTTTTACTAATTTAACTCAAGATCATCTTGATTATCACTCAGATATGGAATCATATTTTCAAACAAAAAGAAAATTATTTTTCCCACCTTACTTAAAAGAAAAAGATGGAATTTGTGTATTAAATCATGATGACCATTGGATATCTAAATTATCATCTGATCTTGAAAAAAGATCTTCATTAGTCTCTACAAAAATTACTGAAAGTGAATTTGAAAATGATGATTTTTTTTTCGTAACAGATAAAAAATTTACTGAAAGTGGATCCACCTGTATTTTTCATACACCTAGGGAAAAAATTCAACTTTTTGTTCCACTTGTTGGTGAATTTAATTTAATGAATGCGATTCAAGCAATAACAATTTTGTATAAACTTAATTTTTCTTTAAAAGATCTATCAAAGTTAATAAAATCTTTTCCTGGTGCTCCTGGGAGAATGGAGAAAATACAAATTGATAATGACGTCGTTTTAAGATCACTTCCAACAGTAATTGTTGATTATGCCCACACTCCTGATGGATTAAAAAAAGTTTTGCAATCAATTAAAAAACTTTGTGAAGGGAAACTCATAACTGTTTTTGGCTGTGGAGGAGATCGAGACCGTAGTAAAAGGCCTTTAATGGGATCAATAGCTGAAGAGTTTTCTGATCAACTTTTTATAACTTCAGATAATCCAAGATCAGAAGAACCTCAAAAGATAGTAAATGATATTTTGATGGGTATAAAAAAAAGAGAAAAAATAACAATTGAGATTGATAGATTTAAAGCAATAAATGAATCTATTAAATTTGCTAATAAAGAAGATATTGTTTTAATTGCAGGAAAAGGACATGAAGACTACCAAATTCTCAATGATAAAGTTATTAATTTTGATGATAGAAAAATAGCTTATAAATTATTAAAAGAAAAAAATAAATCTCAATAAAACTTCTTAATTAAATAAGAAAGATCTTTACGCAAATCACAAGATAAGTTTCTTAGAATAAATGAAGCTATTTTTAATAAAATGAAAGGCTTAGCCTTAGTTGTAGGCGCAGGTGGAATTGGAACACAACTAGCTAAAGATCTTAATGAAAGTGAAAAAGATTTAGATGTTGTTTTGTGTGGAAGAAAAAGTGAATTTAATTCTTTTTGGGAATTAGATATAGAGGATTCTCAATCCCTTTTGCAGTTGAAAAATAAAATATCAAATCATCCTTCAAAATTAAGGCTAGTTGTTAATGCTACAGGTAGACTTCATAGTGATTCTCTTCAACCAGAAAAAAGATTACAACATCTTGATCAAAAAAATATGATGGAAAGTTTTTCAATAAATGCCTTTTCTCCTATTTTATTAGCTAAAGCGATTGAAGAATTTATACCAAAAGATTTCGATTTTAATTTTGCAAGTATAAGTGCAAGAGTGGGAAGTATTGGAGATAATCAAACTGGAGGTTGGTATTCATATAGAGCTGCAAAATCTGCGCAAAATCAGTTTTTTAAATCTTTAAGTATTGAATGGGCTAGACGTTTCCCAAAGGCTACTATCACATTGCTTCATCCAGGAACAGTAGATACTGATTTATCTAGACCTTTTCATAAATTTGTTCCAGAACATAAATTATTTAGTAAAGAAAAATCCTCCCAATTCTTGATCAATATTATTAAAAATCAATCATCAGAATCTACAGGAAAATTTATTGCATGGGACAACTCGGAGATACCTTGGTAAACTAAATTTTTTCTTTATATCAATAGATCTTTAAGTCAATGTTTTTTTTATTTCTTTAGCTAGTAAATCAATCTCGGCTTCTGTAGTCATTTGATGTACGCATGCTCTAAACCATTTTGGATCTTCTAAAACTCTAATCCAAATTTTATTTTCTCCAAGTTTCTTTACAAATTTATCCTTATCTTTAATATTTTCGATATTAAAACTAACAATCCCATTTAAATATTTTTTTTCTAAAACTAATTCAACGCCCTTTAATTGATTTAATTCATCCCAAAGTTTTCCACTTAATTTTCTGATATTTTTGTTTTTTTCTTTTTCATGGCAGTCTTTATCAAAAAGATCTAAAGAATTCCGGAGACCAGCAAGTAAAGGAATACAAGAGGTAGCTATTTCAAATTTCCTTGCATCATCATGAAAAAGATTATCTGAAGGCTCATAAATCCCTTGTTCTTTTTTTAATGATTTCCAACCAATTATTGTTGGATCTGTTTCATGAATAAATCTATCTGAAACATAAATGGCTCCAAGTCCTTCTGGTCCACATGCCCATTTATGAGAAGTTATTGAATATAAATCAGAATAAAAAACTTCTTTTTCAATATTTATGTGCCCAAAGGTTTGAGCACCATCAACAAGTAAATAAGAATTTTCTCGATTATTTTTTAATTCGATAGAAATTTGTTTT encodes the following:
- a CDS encoding trans-sulfuration enzyme family protein; the protein is MGNKENNIKKPGFKTLSIHHGETFAEETGCVMPPIFSTSTFKHGNKDNFDYTRSGNPNFRILESVLKSIEDSKYCTVFGSGISAVTAISSTLKSGDKILCESNLYGCTVRMFEKVFKKFGLEVLYTDFTNENNIKKISYFEPTLIWLESPTNPLLKVLDIKAICDEANKLQIPVVVDNTFSTALIQKPLDLGATLSLVSTTKFINGHSDALGGAVLTNNEVWNSKMLFSQKALGLQPSPFDSWLITRGVKTLPLRIEQQTQSAKLISEELENHKIISKVIYPFNQKHPQFNLAKSQMISGGSMITIKLNLKKEDTFKFCKSLKYFSLAESLGGVESLICHPATMTHASVDDETKNLLGIDDALVRLSIGCEETNDLISDILFALNKF
- the rpsD gene encoding 30S ribosomal protein S4, with product MSRYRGPRLRVTRRLGELPGLTRKASKKSNPPGQHGQARRKRSEYAIRLEEKQKLRFNYGVSEKQLVRYVKKARAQEGSTGTNLLRLLENRLDNVCFRLGFGGTIPGSRQLVNHGHVTVNGKVLDIAGYQCKSGDVIGIKENKASKKLVEGNIEFPGLANVPPHLDLDKPKLTGKINGKCDREWVALEINELLVVEYYSRKV
- the yidD gene encoding membrane protein insertion efficiency factor YidD, which translates into the protein MFKTINKSITSILLFMISFYQKWFSPFFGPRCRFIPSCSSYGYEAITRHGPWKGGWLTLRRLSRCHPLTPCGCDPVPD
- a CDS encoding glutaredoxin family protein translates to MKIFIFVRQGCCLCDSLKNKLAKINLNELFPNLEELKEIDIDRVDLYKDKYKKYDYEVPVIAVEGIWSEEIIELPRISPRLKDDQLKNWFQKNISTILEK
- a CDS encoding UDP-N-acetylmuramoyl-L-alanyl-D-glutamate--2,6-diaminopimelate ligase, producing MRSIKLHKLLDLVGIIPSLDLIDHEINNISFNSKEVQKGTLFLGIPGLNVDGGKYCIEAIENGAEAAIIGSAAKEKIGSIDRERILVIEDNLDYIFGQIVAEFWNRPSRKLKLIGVTGTNGKTTTTFLLEYLLKKLGKKTALFGTLLNRWPGFSEVASHTTDFADKLQKKLYAAVEVESEFAILEVSSHSIAQNRISGCEFEAAIFTNLTQDHLDYHSDMESYFQTKRKLFFPPYLKEKDGICVLNHDDHWISKLSSDLEKRSSLVSTKITESEFENDDFFFVTDKKFTESGSTCIFHTPREKIQLFVPLVGEFNLMNAIQAITILYKLNFSLKDLSKLIKSFPGAPGRMEKIQIDNDVVLRSLPTVIVDYAHTPDGLKKVLQSIKKLCEGKLITVFGCGGDRDRSKRPLMGSIAEEFSDQLFITSDNPRSEEPQKIVNDILMGIKKREKITIEIDRFKAINESIKFANKEDIVLIAGKGHEDYQILNDKVINFDDRKIAYKLLKEKNKSQ
- a CDS encoding SDR family NAD(P)-dependent oxidoreductase; the encoded protein is MKGLALVVGAGGIGTQLAKDLNESEKDLDVVLCGRKSEFNSFWELDIEDSQSLLQLKNKISNHPSKLRLVVNATGRLHSDSLQPEKRLQHLDQKNMMESFSINAFSPILLAKAIEEFIPKDFDFNFASISARVGSIGDNQTGGWYSYRAAKSAQNQFFKSLSIEWARRFPKATITLLHPGTVDTDLSRPFHKFVPEHKLFSKEKSSQFLINIIKNQSSESTGKFIAWDNSEIPW
- a CDS encoding aminotransferase class V-fold PLP-dependent enzyme; this translates as MRNNLRDQIPALKNKYYFNYGGQGPLPKSSLEAIVKTWEIIQDLGPFTNDMWPFIYKEILTTKRIIAQKLGVNSKNVALTENISSGMILPFWGIKVEEGEEMLISDCEHPGVVAASREFCRRNKLIFKILPIQKIKNLNDENIILEILKNLNSKTKILIISHILWNFGYKIPLKQISIELKNNRENSYLLVDGAQTFGHINIEKEVFYSDLYSITSHKWACGPEGLGAIYVSDRFIHETDPTIIGWKSLKKEQGIYEPSDNLFHDDARKFEIATSCIPLLAGLRNSLDLFDKDCHEKEKNKNIRKLSGKLWDELNQLKGVELVLEKKYLNGIVSFNIENIKDKDKFVKKLGENKIWIRVLEDPKWFRACVHQMTTEAEIDLLAKEIKKTLT